The genome window aaaaaaccacaataagcaataataataggatgtctacatTTTGGAAACATTTCTTTATATTCTTTGATATATATCTCACCTCTTCTTTTAGATGGCGTTCTCAGGCCTATTTTGACAAAAGGGTAATATCAATTTTAAAATTATTTGTAAATGTGCATTATGTACAGCGATTTCTTTAAAGTATTGGCATTGGCATATAAAGTACAGTTCCTTACCTGTCCATCGACCAATCCGCCTTGGGGTGAGGGGGGATATGAGGACCCCCAAGCGTCTTTTTGTTgccaatatttttttctttgggAAATACAAAGTGAGACGTGTTAAAGTTTGAAGTTAGTATTTCCTTATCTCTGTCTTtcggtctgtctgtctatctgtctatctaggaAATAGGTAAATGATAACTACCTTCAACATATGAAGCCGCCTGGAAGGGGTGTGCGCCCCCTGCGGTGTGGAAGGACTGCGCGCCCCCTGCGGTGTGGAAGGACTGCGCGTCCCCTGCTTTCTGGAAGGAGTGCGCGGCCTAGAAGCTGAGCGCCAGTGTGAGGACTTCGAGGTTCCCTCATCTGGATCGCCTCCCTGATGCAAGAAGTCAGACACAAATGTCACAGTGATGTACAAAGTGTAATGTCTGGTCTTTGTGTGTGGACGGTAGAGTTAGAAGATTCTATGCAGGGATAGTAAGAAAAGTAATTGTGATGCATTGTATGTCTAGTACATGTGAAGAATTgacaataaaattgacttgaattGGTCTCTTGGAacattttttgtgtgtttgaaaTAGGAACTCAGACTTACAGTGAAGAGGGCCCTCCTTGTTCTCTTCCTACTTCTTTCCTCCTCCTTTTCCTCCTCACTGGAGTCCCCAATAATTTGGGCCCTGGCCTTCCGTTTACAGCCGCCCACCTGCTCCACCTCACTCTCATCCTCTGTCTCCTCTGTCATTTGGATCCCCTCCTCCTCACTGGCATCAGAGTCTTCATCCTCCTCTTCTTCGTCAGAGTCTTCGTCCTCCTCTTCTGCCCGCTCCTCTCCTGACTCCTCGCCCTTCTCCTCTCCTAGCTCCTCGCCCTGCTCCTCTCCTGGCTCCTCACCCTGCGAGTCATTATCCTCCTCCCCTTCTGAGTCATTGTCCTCCTCGTCGCCTGTCATCATGGTCCTCAGGATCGCACTCCGGACCTGGGCAGTGGCTTTGGGGGGCGGGTGCGCCTTATAAAACTTTTTAGACGTCTCGAGGTCGTGGCACATAAGCTGGGCGATCTGTGCCGCCTCCCTCTCGCCAGCTGTCTTGACGGCCTAagaacatacatacacacacacatacatgcatacatataatacaaacatacatacatactgtgaCAGGGACTGTTCTTGTACTCACATGAGTGGCCAATGAGCTCCTTAGAGCGTTAAACGTTGGTGGGGGTGCGGGGAAGCCCAGGTCCAGCCAGGTTCTCTTAAAATCCTCCAAGAGGAGTGGCGCCCTCCCCCCAGCACTACTGGAAAAAAAGGGGCCTTCCCAGCCCTGCAGGTCCTCCCTCCTTTTCATCCAGGTCTTCATCATGCGGTAGACATTGGCGTGCACAGGCACCCTGGCATCGCCAAATGTGCGGCGTGTCTTGTGCTCCTTCACCTGTATGAGGACACGATGAGTAAAACAGACATATTACATTACACTTATCCAAAGGGGCGGTTAAGCCACGGCTGCCCCATATGTCCAATATATGAAAtatattgtttttaaaatatatgAAAGAGCTTTACTAAACACATGAATGGAGATGAAAACATACGTATATCACGTGGCACTGCCCCGCTTCCCGAGCCTCTAGGACATCAGTCCCCCTCATGTTTTTCAACACCGTGATCCTGTGGCCAGTCTCACTAATTATCAGCCCCGCCAGCAGGGCAAGAAATCTCTGAATTTGGGGCCTTTTTTTGGTTGTCACAGCTTTCTCTAAGAAAACGTAAATAAAATATTACAGGAAAAAATATATGCATAAACAATTGTAAGTCATTAACACCCTTATAATTTTGGATATGTAAATGTATGTATAGACTTACTGAAAAATTGGGGCAGGAGCTTGTTGGCCTTTTTAATGAAGTTGCGGTGTACAGCCAAGGGGAGGACATTTTCTGGAATgcagaatagaatagaacagaatagaatagaaatagacaacctttaaCATCATTTCAAAAGTATATTGAGATTTCAAAAGCTTCACGGTACAGTGCACACATGAATAGGACTATATGGGAAATATATCTATTAAATATTAAATGAAATTAATCTATGTTTGCAGTCTACAGATTGGGCCCTGACACAGTAATGACCTTACCGGATTTGTTGCGCCTGACAGATACCACGTGCGACGTCACGCTGCCCCTCAGACTTCGTAGCTCTCTAGAGAGCTCATCTTTGAGACCCTCTATGGATCTCTGTGAGAGCCGGACACCCCCTGGCCACGCCCTTCCCACCCACTTAAGAAAATCCATGGTATCAATAATTTTCTTTTTGACCGTGGTGGGCTTCAGGCCGGATGCAACCCATGTTCTCACAGCtctaaaaaagttaaaaaagacaaTTTTTTGGGATTTGACACAAATGACAACTTCTTTGACACACATGACCACATAAGTGATCATCACAACATTCATTACATTgacattacactttttttttttttatcagaataGATTCAACCTTGTGATTGCTCAGTATAAATACAGGGCAATGAAATACTGTTTACTGCACATTTAACAAAACAGTACTTACTCCCGGATCCTGCTGTGGTCGCGCAGATATAACAGGTCAGCATGTGGCACGCCGCCCACCGCACTGTTAATAAGGAACTGGCGCACCGACTGCACGCGCTGCTGTGTGTTGCTCTGCTCTTTGCATGTGGCATTCTCGGTGGTGATGCGTCCCTTATATTTTGAGAGGAGTATTTCTACAAAAATGCAGCAGGAAGTTAACAATAAATTACATTACCCTTTGCTGACAGTTTTTTCCAATGCGATTTACAGTTATGTACAGTATATTGGTTACAGTCcctggagcaatgtggggttgggtgtcttgctcaagggcacttcagccatggatcgaGGTGTAGGGAGAAGTAGGGGTGGGGTTTGAACCTGCAACTCTCTGATCTTAACTCCACctccctaaccattaggtcacAGCTGCCTCCGTTTAGCAAGGAAATGAATCTTTGGAGAGCTGTGGGGAAAAAAGCATTTAAAAAATATACAAACCATATCCAGGCTCTCCACTGTCATCTTCAGTGGCAGCTTCCCTCCTCTTCTGAAACTTCaccctctttttttcttttttccccataaGGAGCTTGATTTTGCCCCGAAGCAGAATGTTGTTATGGCGGAGGCGCCGGTTTGCCTCTTCCCTTGCCCGACACCCGGGGCATGAGAGGATGGAGCGTCCTTTTGCGGGTGCCGGTGCAGCAGAGGAGGTGGCAGCAGGACCGGCAGGGGCATCACGGGAGGCAGCAGGACCGGCGGGGGCATCACAGGAGGCAGCAGGACCGGTGGGGGCATTGGGGGAGGCGGCAGGACCGGCGGGGGCATCGGGGGAGGCGGCAGGACCGGCGGGGGCATCGGGGGAGGCGGGCAGGATTGGGTCAGCTGGCACCTCCCTGAGATCTTCTTCTGTGATGTCCAGCTGGCTGACCATTGGAAGAACCGGGAAAGTCAACCTCAGAGCCCTGAGGCCATcaagtgcttttttttgtatCCCCTGGTTGTACATGTCCTTCCGTTGTTCAGCCTAATAAAGAATGGTAATAAGTGTGTAGTGATTTAAACAGAATTGTTGTCTCATCTTGTCAGAATTCTTTTGTGTacaattatatttttaaaaagctcAATGTCTCAATGTCATGTTTCTTATGTGTGCGCAAATATCTGTGCAAAAAGCTCACCGTCCAGTTCTTGTGTGACTGGAGGAAATGTTTGTCCAGCCGGACACATTTTATCTGGCACTCCATACAATAGAGTCTTCCTTTCACTCCTctgaagtaaataaagagaaatatAACTTAAACTTAAACTCATAAAAACATATAAAAACATCAAATGCTATTATATCAGACATTGAGTTGATACaatattgttttaaaaaaaaaaaaaaaaacctcaccgcCCGCTCGCGTACAACATTAATAGGTCCAGCTCATCATTGTTTACCACATGATGGCCTTTCCTGAGGTGTTGGCGGAGGTATTTGTGGTCCACATCGCATAATGGACACAGCGGCATGCTAAAATATGAATAAAAAGTAGTTACACATGTGATAACATACGATTCCCTAGTCTTGAAGTCCAACAAATATTCCATTCCAGAAAAGATGTGTACACAATAGATTATGTTCCTTACTTCAAGATTAATCTCCTAACTGACTAAACAGTCCAAAAATATTGTCTACATAAgagaccctgtgtttgacttacctctcctttgtttgtgaaagaagtgtgtgggggatgggcagtagcagcagagagcttcttctaagagcttttctttgactttgacaaggccccggactggatttttggacttcagactacttttttgtaaCTTGGTCCAAactgaattctgattggctgggacacatcCCCCGACTCTAggacacaccctccagactggatttttggacttcagactacttttttggaacttggtcCAAACTGAATTCTGATTACCTGGGACGGGCCCCTGGGCCATAGGCCACGGCCCCGTACTCTTTTTTTTGGGAAACCAGACAACTTTATCGGGAAAAAAGTATAACATTGTAGTATAACTATAACTCGGCCCCCGAAAAACATGGGAGAAAAGTTTTACCGCAGGCTCATACAAACTGGGCTCCTCTACCAAAATCCAGTGTCACCTGACTTTGGCTCCAAAAACcttggacttgatatctggaaccctggacttgatatctggaattcggaCTTGATATCCGGGtgtagacttgatttttggattcCAGATGTCTAGTCTGAGACTTGGTATCTGGATGGACTGGATATCCGGATATCAAGTCTAAAGTCCTAACCCGTCATtttgagtgatttccagagtcatttcacccacttgaaagtcagaaaagtcatttctgatgggatattgtgtttcagcatcccatataagccctgggagtggagaaaaattttttttttttggatgattttaggcccacggtgtcgagtaagggtattaggcctttgacccatccgtaggggctggcaacgaggccaattttttttttcaaaaatccgttaaatatggttaccctgagccccatgcatccttttttgtacacatacaactttcagcctgcaaaagggctcgctctgaagtagcCAAAtatcgggttagggaaatagacttcatttccagaacgaatcctaacctaactcattgcttagacttgcaggttggaatttcattttccctccaaaaatggtcaatttttttgggcctaggtttcgcgtcTTTGGGTTTTGGTAGAGGAGCCGGGTCTGTCCGGCCCTatggtaaaagttttctcgggtgtctttcatggaccgagttatgggcctttttccAAATAAAGTTGTCCAGTTTCccaaaaaaacaccttggggGCGTGGCTTAGGGTCCGAGGGCATGTCCCAGCAtgtcaaaattgagtttggaccaggttaggacattggacttcaattccggaattaggcctattgacagtatcctatacctggaacgaggcctaacctttcaaaaacattttaaaaaatcatgtctccaaaataggtagactccaaatgggctgaaacgtgctcctaacaccttcccccgggaagttttttggcaagtgggacttgggaaattttcactaccggccatccattgaaatgaatgggttagggtttgtttttgaataactctgaaactaaaggtcctacggcttcgcggacgcctcagccacgatcggggaccccaaattagggtgtgcgacgattttgaagccgcggggacattcaggtaatttttcacaaatatttttacacttttttttctgacctttgggcgtatctcgggacaggaaggtgctagagactcggttccaagtcaggcgcgctcagcgccctcgatttagggggagtagacttgattccgagtcaatagcaccttttcctgattttcttgtgaatattttcaactatttttatgacGCCTTTTGCCGAGTGCTTTTTGGGCCGCTGCTCTGGAcatgaaggtgctagagactcggctccaagtcaggcgcgctcagcgccctcgatttgggggggggggggggtagacttgattccaagtcaatagcaccttttcctgatttttttgtgaatattttcaactatttttatgaggcctttggccgagtgcgttttgggccgctgttccagacaggaaggtcgtacagacgtcagacaagtatcccccgtttcgtctcgcttagggctatctactgatacCACATTTGTTATGATTTGACcgcgttttaggtgcgagacggtagGCCACGCCCCTGCGGTTCGGCCCCCGAAAAACGTGGGAGGAAAGTTTCGCCACAGGTTCGTACAGCCCGGCCTACTGTACCAAAATCCagcggcgcgagaccctagcctgaAAAGGcggggccttccattgaaatgaatgggttagggtttgtttttgaataactctgaaactaaaggtcctacagcTTCGCAGAcgcctcagccacgatcggggaccccaaattagggtgtgcgacgattttgaagccgcggggacattcgggtaatttttcacaaatatttttacactttttttctgacctttgggtgtatctcgggacaggaaggtgctagagactcggttccaagtcaggcgcgctcagcgccctcgatttgggggggggggtagacttgattccgagtcaatagcaccttttcctgatttttttgtgaatattttcaactatttttatgaggcctttggccgagtgcgttttgggccgctgttccggacaggaaggtcgtacagacgtcagacaagtatcccccgtttcatctcgcttagggctatctactgataggggcgtgagaccctagcccgaaaaggcaggccgtgattggacaaaatcaaaattccaacaggtaatgtctaagcaatggaggcctCAACTGAAGTTCAATCTCCTAACCTATTTTTATTGTTTGTGAAAGAAGTGTGTGGGAGATGGGCAGTAGCAGCAGaaagcttcttctaagagctttttttttttactttgacaaGGCCccggactggatttttggacttcagactacttttttggaacttggttCAAACTGAATTCTGATTACCTGGGACGGGCCCCTGGGCCATAGGCCACGTCCCAGTACtcttttttttgggaaaccggacaACTTTATCGGGAAAAAAGCCTATAACTCGGCCCCCGAAAAACATGGGAGAAAAGTTTTACTGCAGGCTCGTACAAACCGGGCTCCTCTACCAAAAAACCTTGGACTTGATATCCGGAATTGGGACTTGATTTCTGGAATTACCTTTGACCCTAGATTTTGGTAGAGGAGCcgggtctgtacgaccctgtggtaaaAGTTTTCTCCGATGTCTTTCGGGGACCGAGTTATAGGCTTTTTCCCCGATAAAGGtgtccggtttcccaaaaaaaacactttgggggagtggcctggggtccgggggcatgtcccagcatatcagaattaagttttgagcaagttccaaaaaagtagtctcagatccggaaatcgagtctggggggtgtggcctagggtccaggggtgtgtcccagcctatcagaattaagttttgagcaagttccaaaaaagtggtCCCaaatccaaaaatcgagtctgggggcatGGCCTGAGGGTCCAGGGGTGggccccagccaatcagaattgagtttggggcaagttccaaaaaagtagtctggagccCAGAAAACATGTCTCTGGTGTTAGAGGGCCACCGACAGGCCAATATACCCCCGGCCTAGCCGACTATgctaagctatcccaattccacaaagCGGTTTGTGGAATTCCAAGTTACATAGGCTTAACAATGGTGGTAATCTGTTGTGATCGCTTGCAACGGATCGGTTCCAAGTCACCAGTCCCCGCAATAGGGtcggttccacaaatcaagtctattggcctaaccctaacccaaataatggcccggctctattggccagggattcacggcgatgtccgtaggtgatgtacggcgtgctgcaaatgccagtttgtaaatcccacggccattccaaaagcgcctttgcaccctctgccattaattgagaccccgttcgaaagaattgggatggatctcgtcgggccattagatcggtcaatacaaggatatcgctttgttttagttctggtggactatgcaaagtgatatccggaagcagtgcctcttcgcaatatctcagcacatagtattgcagaagcgctcttccgcgtcacctcccgagtcggaatccccaaagagattctgactgatcaaggcacaacgtttatgtcacgcacactgcgcgaactgtatgggttactgggaattaagcctatccgcaccagcgttcatcacccacaaacggatggcttcgtCGAACAGTTTAATCGTACCCTCAAAAAcgtaattagaaaatttgtaagggaagatgcacgcaactgggattaatggcttgagcccctgttatttgcagtgcgagaggtcccgcaagcctccacagggttcttccTGTTTGAATTATTctacgggcataagccgcgtggcattctggatgtgctatgggaaaactgggaggagggaccttcgaccagtaaaaacgaaattcaatacgttatcgacctgcacgccaaactccacaccctcacgcacctaacccaggagaatttgcggcaggcccaagaacatcaagtccgtctgtatgatGGGCAcacaccttagggaattcacacggggagataaagtactcgtgttgttgcccacgtcgagctccaaattgatcgccaggtggcaaggatcctttgaggtcacacggcgagtcggggacgtcgactatgaggtgaggcaaacagacaggggtggggaattacagatataccacctcaatctactaaaactttggaacaaggaggtccccgtggtgttggtgtcagtggttcccgagaaggcggagctggggccggaggttcaaaaaagaaaattgccatcacccaccgctccggtcccctgtggagaccacctctccccgactcaggtcacggaggtcacccagttgcaaatagaattttctgacgtgttctcaccgctgcccggccgcacccacctcacagaataccacattgagatgcccccaggagtagtagtgcgcagccacccttacagactgcccaaacacaaaaaaaggtggttcgggaaaaactcgaggccatgctcgaaatgggcatcgtcgaggagtcccacagcgactggagcagcccggtggtcttggttcccaaggccgacgggtccgtctggttctgtgtggactatagaaaagtcaacgcggtgtctaaatttgacgcgtacccaatgcctcgtattgatgagttgctcgatcgactaggcacggctcatttttattcgacactggatttgacaaagggatattggcagatccccttgactccgctatcatgagagaaaacagccttttccacactgtttggcttacaccagtttgtcacacttccttttgggctgtttggggcgcctgctacgttccagcggctcatggatagggtcctccgcccccacgccacctacgggaTTGAAAAGGAAACTCAGCCCTAGCATTCAAGGTTCTGAAAGATACAACaatgggccttatttatcaagctgggtatgaacagatttgtttgcaaatagtttctagtagcatttaTACAAGCAAATCTGTATTTTTTCATACGAATTTTAAATATGGTTGTcaagtttaaccctttggtgactgaccccttgaaaatggttcctccaggaacgatgacgtttcagttgtcaagacaacggaaaaactaaaatacaaaaacagaaagatacgtcacaatgctcttgtgcacaaaacaaaatgctcttgtattttagtttttccgttgtcttgacaactgaaatgtcatcgttcctggaggaaccattttcaaggggtcagtcaccaaagggttaaaacacattaatttcagttacacacaaatttaatgaaattaaattTTATGGGATTTTGTGAAACCCAGTGGATTCATATTAATGTAATTGATGAAAACAAGCCAACATCCAGAAATTAAGACATATAAGAATAGTCattcaatttaaaaataaatgtcaGCATATAAAAAAGGGACACACTGCAACGGTTCAGATGGCATTCAAGTAGGTCTGCAGCAATATAGGAATTTCCTTAATGCAGTGTTTGAAGAATGTGATAAAGCAAACCAAATATCCATGTGTTTAATTGTTCATTCACTGGATGCTACTTGTCCCTTAACATGCTGAAGTTCTTCAGTTGCAAGagtttaaagcatatacacagagccatggcctcactttcgtttataaacgccttgagacctcaagaatggcacaggaatagttttaagcgctaccaataaatctaatatagtaatttttacgattaaagtgattcatataggtagcggtttgagtgaatgaccttgacgtccgtaacatcacaacaggaagtctatcggtctcatcaccatttccactaaactaaaacacagctgacttcaactccgatcctccattttgagctaattcatCACCATgctacgtagatgtgtttttggccggtgcagcaacgtaacagaaggtggatttatgttgcattcatggcccaagaatgttcaaactgcaaagatttggacgcattttgcgagaacttcatggacacattgggcggctatgaagtggtctctcctttgctctgcacattttactgaagactcgtacgagacctctgatctgttgagaagcatTGGCGATAAGTCCgttttgaaagagggtgcagtcccaacaattaaagaaaaataaaacaagcaaaggatttatttttttaaaaagtgagttcagttgcaccagtcctcatgTAGCGTGaggtgagggttgttgctaaaacccgggatggaacaagacatatcgctcgggcagtgacctccccatggttgttgctaaaaccggtgacatcccgttccgtcccaggttttagtaatcgcctgagccgagcagtaatggcggaatactcaggaatggagaaagagtggcgcagtcgtcttatttctaaactggatattgctgccatctcgaccttatgtggaagaagtgaatgaacagagaattgaacgaacaactgaaaaagTCAGGTTGTTTCAAaacgatcggccttcaagaagtgagaacatagacgggtaagctctgactctcatttggataaaaaaaaacaacaaaaacaacacgttgtttacctgcatttagattaatacatgtaacttgtattgtgtgcttAATTTACAGGtacaagattatttaatttgctatagaatgtgattgtctcagttcatctgattatttaattagtcttttacattttatcagtgaaaatgcatgcatgtacatgtatgttgcataagttataacacctatcctgtttaatgagagtcaacccacaatgaatgaagtcaaatcagtcttagttgagcaagtcagtaatggtatttcttactttcaccataaatgtttatttatatgactttggtatatagctgtaaaaggcctcggccttaaaaccggttcctgctgtgacatcacgcgctcagggctggctggctcagcggggcagctcaaatgccaactgtgcggtcgattttaactctcaaaaatatatttttttattcccatttatgcagcacacaagagtcaaggatggagatattatccactcagaaatttatttaaaaataaaggttctgcatatctgctttaaggagttaaaaataaacataattaaaaagattATTTCTCCACAGCATGACTTGTGGAATTATTGAATTCCATAAAAATACTAAAAAAGTTCTTGCTTGTTAAATTTCTTGATAATATAACCATCATCACATATACTGctgaaataaagcaaatgtgttCCAATTGACTTGTACAATGGTTGATGGTTTTGACTGACATCTGCATTTGCCAATTAACAACTTTGCTTGGTTGAGACAcgctgcatgtgtgtgttcaactAACTTCTCTCCAGCCAGCTGGCTGTATTGCACTGAAGGTATTACAATGCGTGTCCCCCTCAtggtttctccctaatttagttaTGGCCAAATCCCACCCATCAGACTGCTCTCCAATATCacataacagctaccaaccagggacggCTATCACGTGCTTCCTCCGAGACAAGTAACATCAGTTGACTGCATCTTTTATGATGCAGCTTTTATTATCTTTCATGCAATGTCAGGGGGTGGCAaagcacactcagaggaaagcccAATCCATTCATGTCCTATTAATGTGCTGTAGaggaaaatataatttttagagaATTGGTCATTTTAGAGAGCAGTGATCTTTAGAAAGGTAAGCTTCAGAGACATTGTCTCTCATGTTGATATAAGATAATGTTTTTGTGACACATTATTCTATTCTGCAAGATTATCTGAAGCATGTGTATATGCAAGATAGCAGAAAATATGCCCCTGACTGTGAAAGGAGATAAAAAAGGGAACACCTGATGTGTCAGTCATGTTAAGCTGTATAAAGAGTGCGCATGATATCAAAAGGGCGCTTCTCTGGGTGAAATGCTTTGTGATTTTCATTGTGGAGAAGCCAGCTCTTGCAAGAGTATAATAAACTCATATTTCTGTCTGCTTTTTCATAACAGTCTCGAGGTGTTGAATTATTACGCTTTTCCACTGCAGTGCTCTCACATACCCATGACTGGCTAGTGTAATTGACCGAGCAGGGAAGAGAGAGCATGCCATCTCTCCCTCCCAGAGAGCCCAGACAATTCTGCTCTCTTAAGCGCCCAACCACAGATGACTGTGACATCATCAAGATTCAAAAGTGGCAATATCTGGATGACGGGGAGGATGATGGGGACAACACTTTCCTGCTGTGCCACTCGGGATCCACAGGGCATGCATTTTACACTACTTCTGGTGCATGATGAATAAAACTGCAACAGTATTTTGTGGTTTACTATACAGTCAGTTTCGCAATAAGATATGCAGTGGGCTGACTTCATGTCACAAAGGAAGCCAAtagacttcaccctctctggttggtcatTGTCACATGATAGAGAAGACCTACCTGGTTGGTGGAACAGGCCAAAATGAGTTCTCTGGGAGTGTGTTCTGGTTATTGTAGACTGCACTGTGCAACAGCtttcatcccagaaacactgTTTGGCTCAGAAATGTGTCACTAGATGATAcagaaaataacctctataacctcttaaacaaaagtaacaccttgctgGCTGGTTGTTCCTAtaggtgcaggactgagttctttggtgtactcctcttcataccacaccaagagctcatgtcctgggttaatgggtcgacagcaa of Neoarius graeffei isolate fNeoGra1 chromosome 22, fNeoGra1.pri, whole genome shotgun sequence contains these proteins:
- the LOC132870983 gene encoding uncharacterized protein LOC132870983 isoform X1; amino-acid sequence: MKTEISTDGGTSEIHVKKEETLELKIYNHGDDLDNPPEGLSVKVEDPDNKDYLYCEVCKSFFLNKCEIHGPPLFIPDTLVPMGVPDRARQTLPPGLEIQKSSIPDAGLGVFNKGGTVPVGAHFGPYQGELVNGEEAGNSGDSLVVYRSMQCEQYIDAKREMDVNWMRYVNCARNEEEQNLVAFRYRGGILYRCCRPINPGHELLVWYEEEYTKELSPAPIGTTSQQGGVGAEDPIHEPLERSRRPKQPKRKCDKLVMPLCPLCDVDHKYLRQHLRKGHHVVNNDELDLLMLYASGRGVKGRLYCMECQIKCVRLDKHFLQSHKNWTAEQRKDMYNQGIQKKALDGLRALRLTFPVLPMVSQLDITEEDLREVPADPILPASPDAPAGPAASPDAPAGPAASPNAPTGPAASCDAPAGPAASRDAPAGPAATSSAAPAPAKGRSILSCPGCRAREEANRRLRHNNILLRGKIKLLMGKKEKKRVKFQKRREAATEDDSGEPGYEILLSKYKGRITTENATCKEQSNTQQRVQSVRQFLINSAVGGVPHADLLYLRDHSRIREAVRTWVASGLKPTTVKKKIIDTMDFLKWVGRAWPGGVRLSQRSIEGLKDELSRELRSLRGSVTSHVVSVRRNKSENVLPLAVHRNFIKKANKLLPQFFKKAVTTKKRPQIQRFLALLAGLIISETGHRITVLKNMRGTDVLEAREAGQCHVIYVKEHKTRRTFGDARVPVHANVYRMMKTWMKRREDLQGWEGPFFSSSAGGRAPLLLEDFKRTWLDLGFPAPPPTFNALRSSLATHAVKTAGEREAAQIAQLMCHDLETSKKFYKAHPPPKATAQVRSAILRTMMTGDEEDNDSEGEEDNDSQGEEPGEEQGEELGEEKGEESGEERAEEEDEDSDEEEEDEDSDASEEEGIQMTEETEDESEVEQVGGCKRKARAQIIGDSSEEEKEEERSRKRTRRALFTGGDPDEGTSKSSHWRSASRPRTPSRKQGTRSPSTPQGARSPSTPQGAHTPSRRLHMLKKKILATKRRLGVLISPLTPRRIGRWTGLRTPSKRRAQGFNLLPLRRKGLMTPSPKKIRPLLSPSLIESPPTQTSPPPRSSTLSVSSLICTKEMNPSQYSV